The following nucleotide sequence is from candidate division WOR-3 bacterium.
ACAATACTATCAACAATCTTGGCAGGGTCGCTCAACAGTGGCGGAAACCCCTTTACTAACTTGTCTGATTTGCTGATGGGTATCCCGTTTTCCGCTTCGATAATGGCAATACTCACCTGCCATGAATTAGGTCACTACTTTGTATCGCGGCGCGAAGGCATGATGACCACACTGCCGTATTTTATACCGATGCCTCTGCATTTTATAGGGACTTTTGGTGCCATCATAAGAATGAAATCCATAGTCCCCTCGAGAAGAGCACTCCTTAAGGTCGGTATGGCTGGGCCTGTTGCAGGGTTCCTTGTGGCACTGCCGATAAGTATTCTAGGTATCTATCTGTCTGACGTCAGGATCGCGCCCGAAACAGAAGGTATCTTGAGATTGGGTGATTCGCTGTTGTTCTGGTTATTCGCCAAATTGATACACACTGACATACCCCAAGGGTATGACCTTTTTCTCCACCCCGTAGCATTCGCCGGGTGGCTCGGATTATTCGTGACTTCAATGAACTTGATACCTATAGGCCAGCTCGATGGTGGGCATGTGACCTTCAGCCTATTCCTTAAGAAAAGACGTTTTCTTTATGTCCCGATCTTCGCTGCGATCCTCGGACTCGGGTTGCTCTGGTTAGGATGGTATTTCTGGGCGCTGGTTGCCGCTTTCATTGCGCGTCGTGATCCGGTGATTCAAGATACGTTGACGCCATTGACCACGAGGCAGAAAATCTATGCAGTGATACCGTTAATCATTCTTATATTGACTTTTGTGCCACAGCCGTTTGTGATATAACAAAGACATAGGTTGTTGAAGACACACTACGCTGTAGACACGCTAGCGCTGAAGGCATGCTACGCTGAACGCAGTGTGAAACGGAGAAGCGGAGCCTCGGGAAAACGGGGAAAGAAAGAAGTTTGGAGGCTGAGAGGTTTGGAAGTTGCGAAAACCACCTGTGATAACGGGATTAACAATAGTAACGAGAATGACGAAATTAATGTTTTTTGTTAAATGCGCAATTCGCAATACGAAATTCGCTTTGTCGTCATAGCGGGATGAACGAGATTAACGGGAATAACGACAGTAGCGGAATTAACGATAATAGCGAAATTAACGATCATAACGTCTTTTGGTATGAACCCTATTCTTTCATTCGTGTTTCAAAATACGAGCCGATAAGATATCCGAGTGTAATGAAAAACAAAATCATTATTGTGCGCAGGAAACCGACCGTGGCAAAAAATATACCGATTATTCCCGCGGCAATTGCACCCAGGATCGCTTTATTCATTTTTATCATGATCTATAATACAAAATTCCTTCTGACTGTCAATAGCATAACGCTGACTAACATAGTTGTCACGGGGTCACTTTGATTTTCCGGCCTCTATACCTTCGGTTTGGGCTGTTCTTATGCGGCTATCGATCTCCGCCTTCCGTAATTGTATTCTTATCCACAGGAATAAAGCTACGAGCAACAGGACAACGAAGGAGGAAAAAGAACTCCTCGTAAGCAGGAGGAAATCATACAGACCGTGACTCAATATCGCATAGATTATTCCCTTGGTCATTAATCGAGATTCCTTTGCAGGATTGAATTTTGCCCTGCCGATATAATAGCCCATGAGGGCACCGAAGCATGCGTGGCCGGGCACGGCAAGGAATGCTCGAACGAGGCCCGTTGAAAGCCCGAGGGGAAGTACGTAGAGGATGTTTTCGAGCGCTGCAAAACCCAGTGATGCAGAAACGGCATATACAATACCATCCATGACTTCATTGAATTCAAGAGATCGGTAGATCCACTTCCGGACGGCCAAAAATTTCAGAATTTCCTCTATCGGTGCAATGACGAAGAAAGAAATGATCAGAATATTGAGTAACCCCCCGGTAATTCTGCCAACAAGGTTTATCAGTAATAATTCCGCGAGTGCTGCCGGAATGACCATCAGGGCACCGATAGCGAAGATCTTCAGGATTTTCTTCTTTGGTTCTGGTTCGTACTTATCGCGGTGGTTGAAATACCAGATCAAGAAGAGAACCGGTGCAAGAGCGACGAGGAGGGACAAGACCAGCATCCGTAAAGATAGCCAAATATATGCTATCGTCAACCGTTTGAGTTATTATCGGTTCGCGGCCAGGTTGGCGTTTAGTGTAAGACCTTGATTTTTAGTGCTCTTTTGCTACAATCTAAAATGATTACACTTGGCATCGAGACATCTTGCGATGAAACATCTGTCGCTGTACTTCAAGATGAAAAAGTTTTAGCGAATATTGTTTCATCGCAGATCGCTCATACTAAATTCGGAGGAGTGGTTCCGGAGATAGCAGCAAGGAGCCACATTCGGATAATCGTGCCACTGATCAAAACAGCTCTCGAGGTTGCTGATCGGCAACTCGCAGATATTGATTTGATCAGCGTAACGCGTGGACCGGGGCTTATAGGCGCGCTGCTAGTTGGATTATCCTTCGCGAAATCTCTGGCAGTGTCTCTCGGTAAGCCGTTTATCGGTGTCAATCACCTGGAAGGGCATGTCTATTCTCTTTTTCTGGCTGGCGAACCTCCCCGCTGTCCGTATCTTGTATTGATCGTTTCAGGCGGGCATACTGAGATTGTGCTGGTTGACCGGCCATTCAGTTATAAAACTCTCGGTCGAACCCTCGACGATGCGTGTGGCGAGGCCTTTGACAAGGTAGCAAAGGTTATGGGTTTGCCGTACCCGGGTGGACCTTACATAGAGCAGCGGGCGAAAACGGGGAAGATTGGGGAAGTTGAACTTCCAGTGCCTCATCCTG
It contains:
- a CDS encoding site-2 protease family protein, with protein sequence MNEQVIEYLRTKMSVEEVTGSSLIGKVKGKIYPPVGKTVSEIKEYFSHTEFTPLFREENGLHTIQFGIYRRPDEKPRYWLNIMLFIATILSTILAGSLNSGGNPFTNLSDLLMGIPFSASIMAILTCHELGHYFVSRREGMMTTLPYFIPMPLHFIGTFGAIIRMKSIVPSRRALLKVGMAGPVAGFLVALPISILGIYLSDVRIAPETEGILRLGDSLLFWLFAKLIHTDIPQGYDLFLHPVAFAGWLGLFVTSMNLIPIGQLDGGHVTFSLFLKKRRFLYVPIFAAILGLGLLWLGWYFWALVAAFIARRDPVIQDTLTPLTTRQKIYAVIPLIILILTFVPQPFVI
- a CDS encoding DUF2273 domain-containing protein, with amino-acid sequence MIKMNKAILGAIAAGIIGIFFATVGFLRTIMILFFITLGYLIGSYFETRMKE
- a CDS encoding PrsW family glutamic-type intramembrane protease — translated: MLVLSLLVALAPVLFLIWYFNHRDKYEPEPKKKILKIFAIGALMVIPAALAELLLINLVGRITGGLLNILIISFFVIAPIEEILKFLAVRKWIYRSLEFNEVMDGIVYAVSASLGFAALENILYVLPLGLSTGLVRAFLAVPGHACFGALMGYYIGRAKFNPAKESRLMTKGIIYAILSHGLYDFLLLTRSSFSSFVVLLLVALFLWIRIQLRKAEIDSRIRTAQTEGIEAGKSK
- the tsaD gene encoding tRNA (adenosine(37)-N6)-threonylcarbamoyltransferase complex transferase subunit TsaD produces the protein MITLGIETSCDETSVAVLQDEKVLANIVSSQIAHTKFGGVVPEIAARSHIRIIVPLIKTALEVADRQLADIDLISVTRGPGLIGALLVGLSFAKSLAVSLGKPFIGVNHLEGHVYSLFLAGEPPRCPYLVLIVSGGHTEIVLVDRPFSYKTLGRTLDDACGEAFDKVAKVMGLPYPGGPYIEQRAKTGKIGEVELPVPHPDGLSFSYAGLKTAVLYYTRDNPGYDIDDVAANFQEVALEHLTRVAERALRETGVRHLGLVGGVTVNVRLREKFQVLAKKTGVSLHVAPVQYCTDNGAMIARAGMERFKRFGPSDLSIDVIARERLEELPHPD